One Brassica napus cultivar Da-Ae chromosome C2, Da-Ae, whole genome shotgun sequence DNA window includes the following coding sequences:
- the LOC125581822 gene encoding sucrose synthase 2-like, producing MTKSSSSFWHKDGNVGFWNLDCQNEEEDGGVSLFKPHTYSVTSLVFQQNSFSKVATTLVSFFETCNADPSHWEKISDGGLERIYERYTWKKYSERLLTLAGVYSFWKHVSKLERRETRRYLEMFYSLKFRDLVSVIHSSFFQFLRLVYLYDHITTC from the exons ATGACAAAGAGCTCAAGTAGTTTCT GGCACAAGGATGGGAACGTTGGATTTTGGAATCTTGACTGTCAGAACGAGGAAGAGGATGGTGGTGTATCTCTGTTCAAGCCTCACACTTATTCAGTTACATCTCTTGTCTTTCAACAAAACTCTTTCTCAAAG GTTGCAACTACTTTGGTCAGCTTCTTCGAGACTTGCAACGCTGATCCAAGTCATTGGGAGAAAATCTCTGATGGAGGGCTTGAGCGAATCTATGAAAG GTACACATGGAAGAAGTACTCAGAGAGGCTGCTTACGCTAGCTGGTGTCTATTCATTCTGGAAACATGTGTCTAAGCTTGAAAGGAGAGAAACACGACGTTATCTAGAGATGTTTTACTCTCTGAAGTTCCGGGATCTGGTCAGTGTAATTCACTCTTCCTTCTTTCAGTTTCTTCGCTTAGTTTACTTGTATGATCATATTACTACTTGCTGA